From Hermetia illucens chromosome 6, iHerIll2.2.curated.20191125, whole genome shotgun sequence, one genomic window encodes:
- the LOC119659864 gene encoding serine/threonine-protein kinase Nek8: MRIAVSIATSKSQQSTSLENLFCSENSTMQKANTVPQFPRFIGIQRFSKKAAPRNTSLPTISYVRNASETQIDTNEELKFENYELVRTVGHGSFGVAVLYRRKSDEKYVVLKQISLNELTSQERDLAMNEVEVFSKLHHPNIINYLGNFIKNDVLYIEMQFADGGTLAQIIASRGPKHYFPERQIISIFEQITSAINYMHSENILHRDLKTANVFLCNRGRVKIGDFGISKIMNTKILAQTVLGTPYYFSPEMCEGKEYDHKSDIWALGCLLNEMCCLRKTFAASNLPELVGRIMSGQYTPVPPGYSNGLKTLLSILLQVEASRRPCASEILQYWIPLIYRNLGRNKGNAYNYDNDASEDTNESLVNTAQTFTQQLMEAVTAIPNNPLEARSVLYQLKAFGTGFSLTPLQLPPKAKIRGVATNDSHFIVVNEDGSVYSWGEGSKGQLGLNSLDSWKHYPSRIEALRKYRVIGACAGDGFSIFWTDLGVVFSCGDNSRGALGRDDQKSNHIPKVVESLNDIKIVEVVASGDHVLALDNNGLLYSWGTCPHGSLGLGNSRNSEQSPTLVPLPCNINKPVKIFCGPDASALLQENGNVYACGSNSFGKLGFSTRTSKIGFFKKININKKVIDISLASSHSAFLIDGGYVVTMGNNADGQRGLGHCKAVKGPTIVTGIIHKTIKHVRCCNSYTVVTSEDNIISFWGTRYGIPDYNFQLENDFNDGQPQPNTSAAFDVGNSTTAFTNFLTSVYKSELVSDPIDILALHSSKEQLSKGYYVRVGNVYPLPHSILVAVDTTTPLVSSNEH; the protein is encoded by the exons ATGCGCATTGCAGTATCTATAGCCACCAGCAAGTCACAACAGTCCACTAGTCTCGAAAACTTATTTTGTAGTGAAAATTCAACCATGCAAAAAGCGAATACTGTTCCACAATTTCCCCGATTTATAGGGATTCAAAGATTCAGCAAAAAGGCAGCTCCACGTAATACAAGTTTGCCTACGATATCGTATGTCCGAAACGCAAGCGAAACTCAAATTGATACAAATGAAGAATTGAAATTCGAGAACTATGAACTCGTAAGAACCGTTGGACATG GATCATTTGGAGTTGCTGTCCTGTATAGGAGAAAATCAGATGAGAAATATGTTGTCCTAAAACAGATAAGTCTAAACGAACTAACATCTCAAGAGCGTGACTTGGCAATGAATGAAGTCGAAGTTTTCTCTAAGCTTCATCACCCGAATATTATCAA TTACTTGGGAAATTTCATCAAAAATGATGTCTTGTATATTGAAATGCAATTCGCTGATGGCGGAACTTTGGCTCAAATCATTGCCAGTCGTGGACCGAAACATTATTTCCCGGAAAGGCAGATCATTTCAATTTTCGAACAAATCACAAGTGCTATAAATTATATGCATTCTGAAAATATTCTGCACAG AGATTTGAAAACAGCTAATGTATTTCTCTGCAACCGTGGACGAGTGAAGATTGGTGACTTTGGCATTTCAAAAATTATGAATACTAAAATTCTCGCTCAAACAGTTCTTGGAACACCTTATTACTTCAGTCCAGAAATG TGTGAAGGGAAAGAGTATGaccacaaaagtgacatctgGGCTCTTGGATGCCTATTGAACGAAATGTGTTGTCTCAGGAAAACGTTTGCTGCTTCGAATTTGCCTGAATTGGTTGGGAGGATCATGAGT GGTCAATATACCCCAGTTCCTCCTGGTTATTCTAACGGATTAAAAACATTATTGAGTATCCTACTGCAG GTAGAGGCTTCGCGCAGACCATGTGCAAGTGAAATACTTCAGTACTGGATTCCACTTATTTATCGGAACTTAGGAAGAAATAAAGG gaATGCTTACAATTATGATAATGACGCATCTGAAGACACTAATGAATCGCTGGTGAACACCGCGCAGACATTTACTCAACAACTCATGGAAGCCGTGACTGCGATTCCCAATAACCCGTTGGAAGCGAG GTCTGTCTTATATCAACTCAAGGCCTTCGGTACAGGATTCTCCCTGACACCGCTACAACTTCCACCCAAAGCTAAGATTAGGGGTGTTGCCACTAATGATTCTCATTTTATAGTTGTGAATGAAG ACGGTTCGGTTTATTCGTGGGGTGAAGGCAGCAAAGGACAGTTAGGACTGAATTCACTTGATTCTTGGAAGCACTATCCAAGCCGCATTGAAGCTTTGAGGAAGTATCGTGTTATTGG AGCGTGTGCAGGTGatggattttcaattttttggacTGATTTGGGTGTGGTCTTTAGTTGTGGTGATAACAGCAGAGGCGCTCTTGGACGTGACGATCAGAAAAGCAATCATATACCAAAAGTTGTTG AAAGTTTGAATGACATCAAAATTGTGGAAGTAGTTGCAAGTGGAGACCATGTTCTAGCGCTGGATAATAATGGCCTCCTTTATTCATGGGGTACTTGTCCTCATGGTTCATTAGGGCTAGGGAATAGCCGCAATTCTGA ACAAAGCCCAACATTAGTTCCACTACCGTGCAATATAAATAAGCCAGTAAAAATTTTCTGCGGACCCGATGCCTCAGCCCTTTTACAAGAGAATGGGAACGTCTACGCCTGCGGGAGTAACTCATTCGGCAAGTTGGGATTTTCAACAAGGACTTCGAAGATCGGGTTTTTT aaaaaaatcaacatcaacaagaaAGTTATAGATATCAGCTTGGCTTCGTCTCATTCAGCGTTCCTTATTGATGGAGGCTATGTGGTAACAATGGGAAATAATGCAGATGGACAACGAGGATTAG GTCACTGCAAAGCGGTTAAAGGACCAACTATAGTAACTGGTATAATCCATAAAACAATAAAG CATGTAAGGTGTTGCAATTCATACACTGTTGTTACCTCCGAAGATAATATTATATCATTTTGGGGAACTAGATATGGAATTCCTGATTATAATTTCCAACTGGAGAATGATTTCAACGATGGACAGCCCCAACCTAACACG AGTGCGGCGTTCGACGTTGGGAATAGCACCACCGCTTTtacaaactttttaacatcagTTTACAAATCGGAACTAGTTTCAGACCCAATTGATATCTTAGC ATTGCATTCATCAAAGGAACAATTGTCCAAAGGCTACTATGTGAGGGTGGGAAATGTTTATCCTCTACCACATAGTATACTGGTAGCTGTCGATACTACAACGCCTCTTGTTTCAAGCAACGAACATTAG